A segment of the Vibrio sp. YMD68 genome:
TGTTTATGCACCTAACGTTAGTTCCTTACCTAGCTGCCGCAGGTGAAGTGAAAACCAAACCAACACAGCACTCAGTGAAAGAACTTCTGTCTATCGGTATCCAACCTGATATTTTGGTTTGTCGTAGCGACCGTGTTATCCCTGCAAACGAACGTAAGAAAATTGCTCTTTTCTGTAACGTACAAGAAAAAGCGGTTATCTCAATGAAAGACGTAGATTCAATCTACAAAATCCCACAGTTAATTAAAGCTCAAGGTACTGATGACCTAGTGTGTCAACGCTTTGGTATTGATGCGCCTGAAGCGGATCTTTCTGAATGGGAACAAGTTATTTATGAGGAAGCCAATCCAACAGCCGAAGTGACTATCGGCATGGTGGGTAAATACATCGAGCTTCCTGATGCCTACAAGTCAGTGAACGAAGCATTAAAACATGCAGGCTTGAAAAACCGATTAAGTGTGACCATTAAATATGTAGACTCACAAGATGTAGAGTCGAAAGGTTTTGAAACTCTAGAAGGTCTTGATGCTATTTTAGTTCCTGGTGGCTTTGGTGACCGTGGTATTGAAGGCAAGATTTTAGCGGCTCAATACGCTCGTGAAAACAAAGTACCTTATCTTGGTATCTGTCTTGGTATGCAAGTGGCCCTTATCGAGTATGCACGTAATGTTGCAGGTCTTGAAGGTGCGCATTCAACAGAATTTAACAAAGAGACGAAGTACCCTGTAGTAGGATTGATCACTGAATGGGTTGATGGTGAAGGTAAAGTTGAAGAACGTACTGAAACTTCAGATCTAGGTGGTACTATGCGTCTTGGTTCACAGCTTTGTCACCTTGCGAAAGGCACGAAAGCTTATGAACTTTACGGTAGCGCGACGATCCATGAACGTCACCGTCACCGTTACGAAGTGAACAATAACCTTCGTCCACAAATTGAAAAAGCAGGCCTAAAAGTGTCTGGTTTGTCGGCGGACAAGAAGTTAGTTGAGGTTATCGAGAACCCAGAGCACCCGTGGTTTGTGGCCGCTCAGTTCCACCCAGAGTTCACTTCAACCCCACGTGATGGTCACCCACTGTTTGAAGGCTTTGTAAAAGCTGCTGGTGATTATCAACGCGGTGAATTTGAAAAATAAGATTTTGAAGTAAGGAATACAGGCGGCGATATAAGAATTATGTTGCTGCTTTTAATTTGACATTTATATATTCAACGAGAAGGAAACATTCAATGTCTAAGATCGTTAAAGTTCTAGGTCGTGAAATTATTGATTCACGTGGTAACCCAACTGTAGAAGCTGAAGTACACCTAGAAGGCGGTTTCGTAGGTATGGCTGCTGCTCCATCTGGCGCATCTACTGGTTCTCGCGAAGCTCTTGAGCTACGTGACGGTGACAAATCACGTTTCCTAGGTAAAGGTGTTCTTAAAGCTATTGAAGCTGTAAACGGCCCAATCGCTGAAGCTCTAGTTGGTAAAGACGCAAAAGCTCAAGCTGACGTTGACCAAGTGATGATCGACCTTGACGGAACTGAGAACAAATCTAAGTTCGGTGCTAACGCTATCCTAGCTGTTTCTCTAGCGAACGCTAAAGCGGCTGCTTCTGCTAAAGGCATGCCTTTATTTGAGCACATCGCTGAGCTAAACGGTACTGCTGGTCAGTTCTCTATGCCTCTACCAATGATGAACATCATCAACGGTGGTGAGCACGCTGATAACAACGTTGACATCCAAGAGTTCATGATCCAACCAGTTGGCGCTAAGACTCTTAAAGAAGGTCTACGCATCGGCGCTGAAGTATTCCACAACCTAGCTAAAGTTCTTAAGTCTAAAGGCTACAGCACTGCAGTTGGTGATGAAGGTGGTTTCGCTCCTAACCTTAAATCTAACGCTGAAGCGCTAGAAGTTATCGCAGAAGCTGTTGCAGCTGCTGGTTACGAACTAGGTAAAGACGTTACTCTTGCTATGGACTGTGCAGCATCTGAGTTCTTCGACAAAGAAGCTGGCATCTACAACATGAAGGGCGAAGGTAAAACTTTCACTTCTGAAGAGTTCAACCACTACCTAGCTGAGCTAGCGAACAACTTCCCAATCGTTTCTATCGAAGACGGTCTTGACGAGTCAGATTGGGATGGCTTCAAGCACCAAACTGAACTTCTAGGCAACAAGCTTCAAATCGTTGGTGACGATCTGTTCGTTACAAACACTAAGATTCTTGCTGAAGGTATCGAGAAAGGCGTAGCTAACTCTATCCTTATCAAGTTCAACCAAATCGGTTCTCTAACTGAGACTCTAGCTGCTATCAAGATGGCTAAAGACGCTGGCTACACTGCAGTAATCTCTCACCGTTCTGGCGAAACTGAAGATGCAACTATCGCTGATCTAGCGGTAGGTACTGCTGCAGGTCAAATCAAAACTGGTTCTATGAGCCGTTCTGACCGTGTTGCTAAGTACAACCAACTAATCCGTATCGAAGAAGCTCTAGGT
Coding sequences within it:
- a CDS encoding CTP synthase translates to MTTNYIFVTGGVVSSLGKGIAAASLAAILEARGLKVTMMKLDPYINVDPGTMSPTQHGEVFVTEDGAETDLDLGHYERFIRTKMTKRNNFTAGRVYADVLRKERRGDYLGATIQVIPHITNAIKDRVIAGSEGHDIAIVEVGGTVGDIESLPFMEAIRQLAVELGRERAMFMHLTLVPYLAAAGEVKTKPTQHSVKELLSIGIQPDILVCRSDRVIPANERKKIALFCNVQEKAVISMKDVDSIYKIPQLIKAQGTDDLVCQRFGIDAPEADLSEWEQVIYEEANPTAEVTIGMVGKYIELPDAYKSVNEALKHAGLKNRLSVTIKYVDSQDVESKGFETLEGLDAILVPGGFGDRGIEGKILAAQYARENKVPYLGICLGMQVALIEYARNVAGLEGAHSTEFNKETKYPVVGLITEWVDGEGKVEERTETSDLGGTMRLGSQLCHLAKGTKAYELYGSATIHERHRHRYEVNNNLRPQIEKAGLKVSGLSADKKLVEVIENPEHPWFVAAQFHPEFTSTPRDGHPLFEGFVKAAGDYQRGEFEK
- the eno gene encoding phosphopyruvate hydratase — its product is MSKIVKVLGREIIDSRGNPTVEAEVHLEGGFVGMAAAPSGASTGSREALELRDGDKSRFLGKGVLKAIEAVNGPIAEALVGKDAKAQADVDQVMIDLDGTENKSKFGANAILAVSLANAKAAASAKGMPLFEHIAELNGTAGQFSMPLPMMNIINGGEHADNNVDIQEFMIQPVGAKTLKEGLRIGAEVFHNLAKVLKSKGYSTAVGDEGGFAPNLKSNAEALEVIAEAVAAAGYELGKDVTLAMDCAASEFFDKEAGIYNMKGEGKTFTSEEFNHYLAELANNFPIVSIEDGLDESDWDGFKHQTELLGNKLQIVGDDLFVTNTKILAEGIEKGVANSILIKFNQIGSLTETLAAIKMAKDAGYTAVISHRSGETEDATIADLAVGTAAGQIKTGSMSRSDRVAKYNQLIRIEEALGSKAPYNGLKEVKGQ